Part of the Paludisphaera borealis genome, GCCGCCCGAGTCGATTCCAGGCGGCGCTCATGAGCCGCTCGCAACGTTCAGCATGCCGGCGTCGGCGAGCACTTCGGACCCCCTGGGCCTCGACATCGGCATCCAACTCGCGCCGTCGTCCGACTCCGTGGCCAAGAAACGCGCGACGGCCGAGGTTTCGGGCGATGAGATCGAAGGACACGCTGGCTACGACTCGAAGCCGCCGTACTCGCTGCCCACACTGCTGCTCGTCAGCTACGCGAGCGCGGTTACGCTGGCCCTTGCCTGGGTTCTCTGGACGGGTCGAGGCCTTTCCCGGCCCACTGCGGATCATGGCGGCTCCGTATCGTCGTCCCTGCCGGCGATTGATTGGGCGAAGGTCTCGGCTCCAAAGCGAGCGCCGGTCTCGTCGCTGCCCGCCGACCGGGTGACGGGCCTGGGCAAGCCGCTCGTCATCGGTGATCTCGAAGTCACCCCGATCGTGGTTCTGTTCCAGAACGTTCGGGTTTACAGGATCGTCGACCCGGACGCCGAGCGCCGAGAGAACCCGGCTTGCCTGGTTCTGACGCTTCGACTCAGGAACAAGTCGAGCGACCGCCGTCTCACGCCTCTCGAACTGGCCAGCGTCCGCGACGCCGTCGATCCTACGGAAGCGTCGTTCATCGAGACGGCGTCCGGAGAGCGGATCGCGATGTTCAAGCTGGCGATGGAGAGCGAATGGTCGATCGAGAACCAGTCGTTCCCCGCCGTTGAGCCGGGCGGCGCCGAAGACGTCATCCTGGTCAGCGAGCCGGTCGAGGAGCCTCGCCTGGCGAGCCCGCTGGTCTGGCGGATCAAGCTCAAGACCGGGGTGGGTCGGTCCGAGGAGATCGGCGTCCGTTTCGCTCGCCAGGAGATCGGCGATTCTGATCATTGACCGGCCGCGGCGGGTGCGGGAGCGTGTCGAGCGCCGACGCCCAGGCGACAAGCTCGCCGAGCTGATCGACGACCGCGCCCGCAGTGCCTTGCCGGGCGAACTTGAGTCGATCACCGGTGCGAAGGAGTTCCGTCAGGCGGTCGAAGCGCTCGACGCCGAGCAGGTCGAGGATCTGCAGATCAACGGCGATCTCCTCGGTCGTCCGCGCGCGCAGGCCGGGGCCGAATCGCGAGGACAACGTACCTCGAACCTGTTCGCAAAGGGCGAGCAAGCGGGCCTCGGGCGATTCGTCGAGCGGCAGCGACGGCGTCGGCGGTCGGCTCGGTTGCTTCACCCGGCGACGACGACGCCAGAGCCAGACCGCCGACAGGCCGGCGGCGGCGACCGCCACGATGAGCAATGGGTTCGCCAGGCCGCCGTCGCCGCTCCAGGGCTCGGGGCCGGGGTTCGGACGGGGAGGGACGAGGGCTTGTTCGGGTGCCTGGCTCACGGCTTGCTCCGACGCGCGGCGCGGCGCGCGAACAGTTCCATGAGCGTCTGAAGCGGCTCGGTCTCGGTCGACATCCGAAAGCCGTCGATCGCGGCGCCGATGCACCAGCGGACGAACGCCTGCTCCCGCTCGTCGGCCTGGCGCGCATACGATCGCCGACGCCGCAACGAGTGGGAATCGACCACCATCCGGCCGCTCTGTTCGGCGGCTTCAAGCATCAAGAGCCCGACGTCGGGGAGCCGTTCTTCGAGCGGGTGGACGATGCGGACCGCGATGACGTCGTGTCGGCGGCTGGCGCGCCGCCAGAGGCCGATCGGCTCCTCGGATTCGAAGTCGCTGAGGACGACGACCATCGCGCGACGCGACGACCGCCGGATACGCGTGAGCGCCGCGTGCAACTGGGTCTTTCGCGACGTGGTCGGCGTCGCCACGAGCGCGCGGACGACCTGCGAGAGATGGCGGACGCCGCCGGCCGGGGGGAGATCGAGTTCGATCCGGTCGCTGACGATCAGCAGGCCCACGCGATCGCCGTTGTGGATCGCGGCCGTCGCCAGCAGCGCGGCGGCCTGCGCGGCGCGGTCGGCCTTGGTCTGGCTCTCGCGGCCGAACCTCATGCTGGCAGAGGCGTCGACGATCAGCCAGAGCACGAACGAGCGCTCCTCGACGAACCGCCGCACGAACGGCTTGCCCAGCCTGGCGGTCACGTTCCAGTCGATGTGGCGGACGTCGTCGCCCGGCTCGTAGGCGCGAAGCTCGGCGAAGGTCAGGCCGACGCCCGGTCGGGCGCCATGATAGGCGCCGGCGAGCTGGAGGACCGTCTCGGGCCTGATCCGGAATCGCAGCCGCCGCGCGCGACGAACGATCGACGCCGCGTCGACCGACGGTCGCGGCGGCGGCTCAGGCGTTCCTCGGCGGCGAAACGGCCAGAACATGAAGCGGGCTCCGGACTCGTCGACGCTTAAACCTCGGCCAGGCTGGCGCGGAACCGGGCGGCGGCGGCTTCGACCGGTTTCCACGAATCGACCGACAGACGGATCGCGACTTCCCAGCGGCCCGATTCGTCGCCCGTGACGTGCCAGTGGGGCACGACGGCCGACGACTGGTAAACGCCCTCGAACCCCCCCTCGCTCTGGCTCACGGTCTCGATCGGGAAGCACCAGACGCCGCCGGGCTTGGTCCAGCTCAGGCCGACGGCCAGGTCGAGCCATTCGTCGGCGAGGCTCAGCCCGGCGAGGTGCTGTTGATCGATCCGGGAGTCGAGCATCCCCAACTTGTCGCCCGCGAGATTCGAATAATAACGGTCGTCGGCGTGCCCGGCCATCCCCGCGAGGTTGATCTCGACGGCGAAATGAAGACACGCGCCGGCCGGCAGCCCTTCCAACACGTAGCGGACCTCCAGCGCGGGAGAACTCGCCGCCAGCTCGATCGTCTTGCGGATGCGGATCGAATGGCCGTCGGCCCAGCCCGGACGCTCCATCACGAGGGCGACGCGGTCGGTCTCGCGGTGGGCTTTCGCCAGGTAGGCGCCGGCCACGAAATCGCCGCGCTCGACGTCGCGCGCGGCGATCAGGTCGTTGAGCGTCACGTCGAGCGGATAAAAATGATCGACGAACGCCTTGCGCGGATGGCGGTCGTAGACGATCAGGTCGTCGAGGTTGTCTTGCTTGAGAACGACGCGGTCGTGGATGCTCGCCGCGACGCCCGTGGGATCGGCCGCCCCGCGCGTCCGGATCGTGTCCAGGATCGTCTGATGATACGCCTCGGGACGCCGGTCGAGAGTGCTGAGGACGTTCACCGCGACCTCGCGCACGTCCAGCTCGTAGACCTGTCCCCCCTGCGCCGGGCGCGCGAAGGCGATCAGCCGATCGTTTTCGAGCCGTACTTCCTGGCGGGCGTCGAGGTTGAAATCGCCGACCTCAAGCGCGACGCGCGGGCCGGACTTCCCCTCGGCTTCGTCGAGCGCGTTGTGGCACGAGATCAGAGCGCGGTAAATCGCGTTCCGGAGGTGGGGAAGGTACAAACCACCGAACGACCCGTGCCAGTACGGACAGTTGCACTGGCCCCGGTACAGCTCGCGGCGGGCGACGTCGAGGTAGTCGGGATCGGCGTCGGGCCGGGCGGCGAGGGCCGTCAACCGCTTCGAGAGGCCGAGCATGCGCGCGTACATCTCGTCGCTCTCGGGATAGCGCGCCTTGAAGTTCCGCCAGAAACCGCCCGCCCGGAAGAACGGCTTGATCTGATGCGACTGGTCGTGAGACCGCACCAGCTTGCCGGCCTTCTCGTACTCGTGATGATCGCCGGGCGGGAGGACCCACTCAGTCATCTCGCGATACGAACCGTCGGGGATGTAGACCTTGCCCAGCGGCAGCGTCGCGTCGACCGTCCGGCCCAGGGTGGTCGTTTCGAGCCAGTCGCGGTTGCCGACGATCATGTCGCAGAACCGCGTGAGCCAGCCTCGCTTATAAACGTGGTCATACGTCTCGGGCCACGAGCCGAACTTCTCGCCGTCGTCGGCGCAGACGACCGTCGCCCCCGGCCGGCGCGCGGCCAGGCCGCGGAGGAACTCGTAAGTGGCGTGCGGCTCCTGGAACGGGATCGTGTAGCGAAGGGTTTCCGATCCCGGAAACACCTTCAGCAAGCGGCCCTCGTCCTCGGTCAAGTAATAGCCGAAGAGGTCGTCGCCCGAGACGCCCGCGCGCTCGAAATGGAAGTCGTCGAGGATCGTGTACTCGATTCCCGCCTCGGCGATCGCCGAGACCAGGTGCTGCTCCCACACCCGCTCGGGCATCCACATGCCGCGAACCTTGGCGGTGAACAGCTCCTCCAAATAGGCGGAGAATTCGCGGATCTGCCCCACGCGATCGACGTGGGGGATCATCGTCATGATCGGCTCGAAGAAGCCGCCGCCCAGGATCTCGACCCGCCCGCACTCGACCAACGCGCGAACCCGCTCGATGTAGTCGGGATGCTGGTCGACCAGCCATTCGAGCAACGGCCCCGACGTGTGCAGCGCGAACGGGATCTCGGGATACCGCTCGAGAACCTCGATGAACGGCAGGTAGCTGTCGCGGTACGCGGCCTCGAAGACGCCGTCGAAATTCCCCACGGGCTGATGATTGTGAAGCGCGAGGATCAGGCGCAGATTCGACATGGACGAGCCTCGTGGATGACGACGGAATCCGGGCGAGCCGACACGCGCCGCGCCTGCGGGGATCGGCGAATTGCAACGATTGAGAAGACGGTTTCGACTGGGCCGCCGGGCGACGGTCGGCCCCTCGGATCGACGCGAGAAAGCCAGGCGAGAAGACCGGCTGGAAGGGGCATCACGCGTTCTGCAAGGGCCACGGATCGGCGTCGATCCACTGGCGATCAGGGGACCTTCGACGCATGCGGCTGGAGACGACTTCCCGGCGCTCGCTCTCGCAACGCGGTGTGCGCATACGAAGGAACCACCTCAACCTCGCGGAGGAAGGCCGCCGCGTCCTCGGGAGGGACCGGATTGATGTAAAATCCCGACCCCCACTCGAACCCCGCAACCTTCGTCAGCCGGGGAATCACTTCGATATGCCAATGATAGTGCGGAAGTTCCGAATGGTCAAAGGGAGCCGTGTGGATGATGTAGTTGTACGACGGAGAATCGAGCGCCAGCTCCAGTTTGCCGAGCACCTGGTGCAAGACCTGGCCCAGATCATCCACCCCGGGCTTGGGGATGTTCTCGAAGTGACTCGCATGCGTCTTGGGGACGATCCAGGTCTCGAACGGGAACCGACTGGCGTACGGACAAAAGGCCGTGAAATGGGGGGAGTCCAGGACGATTCGCTTCTCGGCGGAAAGCTCTTGCTGAACCATGTCGCAGTAGATGCAACGGCCGCGGTAGTTGAAAAACTCCAGGGCGCCGGTCATTTCTTCCCAGACCGAGATCGGCACGATCGGCGTGACGATCAACTGGCTGTGGGTGTGCTCAAGGCTCGCCCCGCCCCCCTCGCCGACGTTCTTGAACAGCATGCCGTGGACCAGCCGCTTGTCTTTCTTGAGATCGACGAGGCGGTCGCGGTACACCCAGAGGACTTCGCGAAGATTCTCCTCGGCGAGGGACGAGACGCTGACGTGGTGGCGAGGGCTCTCGATGATGACCTCGTGGGCCCCGACGCCCGCCATCATGTCGTAGATGCCGTCCCCCCGCTTGTTCAGGTCGCCCTCGATCTTGAGCGCGGGGAAGCGGTTGGGGACGACCCGGATGCGCCATCCCGGCCCGTTCGGCCGCGCCCCGTAGTCGCGGTAAGCGAGGATTTCGGGAGGGGTCATGTGCTCGTTCCCCTCGCAGAACGGGCAAACCTGGCTCTCCTGGCGCGGAGGGGCTTCGGACTTGAAGTCGTGCGGGCGCTTGGCCCGCTCATGCGCGATGATGACCCAGCGGCCGACGACCGGATCTTTCCGTAACTCGGGCATGAGCGTCCGCCTTCCTGGTAAGCGTCGGTCGGGTTCAGAGGTCTGACCGTTCCATCGTCAGACCTGCCACATGATCCGTTCGAAGTCGGGGCAGGGGACCGTCAGTTCGAAAACCCCCTCGCGAGGCGCGCGGTCGACGCTGGCCTCCCCCTTGAGAAGCTCGACGTAAAACCGGATCGCGTCGTCGGGCTGACGACCGAGCCGGTCGAACGGCACGGCAAGCTCGAGAATCGTATCGGTGGCGACGGAAACCGTCGTGCCGTTGGCGATCTGGCGTCCCGAGTGATTGAGGTACGCGACCGGACGGGGCAGCGAAGGCTGCATCACCACGATCTCGCGCTCGGCGGGGTCGACGAAGCCGATCCGCAGCCGGTCGGCCTCGACCAGCCGCTCGGCGGCCGGTCCCCCTTCGGTGTCGATGCGGACCAGGAAGCGGTCGGCGTCGAAGCCGAACCAGACGCAGTTGAGCAAGCCGCGCGTCACGAGCGTCATCGTGCCGCGATCGTTGCCGCAAACGTACTTCGCGCCGTCGATCCACTCGAAGTACGTGGCGCGGCCGTCGACCTTGACGTTCAGGAAGCTCGTCGGCTGATCGTTGACCGGGCGATGGCTGCCGGACTGCGAGATCGGCGTGAACAACGAGCCCGGAGGGTCGCACGACAGGAGCGCGTAGACGTTGCGGAGATGCTTGCGGAATAGGTGGTCGAACAGGGCGTCCTGGGCGCTCGAATGGTCGTCGCCGTACCACCAGAACCAGTCGGACCCCTCGGCGATGTAAATCTCTTCCCACGCCCGGGCGAGCAGCGCGGGATCGTGGCGCTCCGACTGCTGCTCGGCCACGAGAAACCGCCGGGTGTCGTGGAGCGCGTCCCAGCCTCGGTTGTCTTCCGGGTGGCCGATCCAGATGGCGAAGTTGTGGCTGATCCAGCTTCCGGCGAACAGCCGCTGGAGCGTGTCGGCGGGCGGATGTTCCTTGAGAAAGTCGCTCACCTTGACGGGTTGCACCCGAGAGTCGCGCGCCGCGCCCTGGTAGAGCGAGCGAAGGAACGACACGCCGCCGTCGGGGAAATACTCCCAGCAGTTCTCGCCGTCGAGGACCACCGGGACGATCGTGGCCGGGTTGTGCCGGCAGGCGTCGCCGATGGCGTGGAGCTTGCCGAGGAAGTCGGCGGCGGCGACCGGACCGGGACTGCGCTGGTAGTGGAAGCCCACCTGATCGGACATCGAGTGGTCGCGGAAGACTGCGCCTAGCTCATGCTCGCCCTCGCGGACGTTCCAGGCGCGGTAGAGCAGCTCGGGATGTCGGACGTACCCCCGGCTGTCGCGGCCGACCATCCCCCCGGTCGAACATCCGAGGATCTCTTCATCCGTGGCGATCCACTTGATGCCGTGCCGGGCCAGCAGCGGGATCAGGCTCTGGCAGACCGACCCCTCGCTCGGCCACATGCCGGCCGGCGGCGATCCGAAGCGCCTCGTATGGCTCTCGACCGCGCGCCGGACGTGGACTTCGGCGTCTTCGGGATAGCCTTCGCGATAGGCGGGCAGGGCGACGTCGGGCATCGCCTCGCGGGCGAGCTTCTTGTCGAGCAGCAAGGGCAGGATCGGGTGATAGTAAGGCGTCGTGGTCAGCTCGATCTGACCTCGTTCGGCGAGCTTGCGGTGCAGGGGAATCACCTGGGCCAGCAGGTCGCGCTGCTTGTCCAGAAACCACTGCTTGTCATCCTCGGAGTAATGCCGCCCCTTGGCCTTGAACTCGCTCAGCTCGGAGTCTTTCTCGAACAAGAGCGGGTGGATCCACGCCAGGTTCGACCAGACCTGGAGGTCGCGAAGATCGCGCGGGCGAAACCGCGTGATCGCCGCCTCGGCGGAACTGGACCACGCCGCGCGGAGCATGTACAACTCGTGATACCGCGGGTGCGGGCGGATCATCGAGTCGGCGAACGCCATGAAGAAATTGTCGAGCAGGTAGACGACGTCTTCGCGTTCCAGGCCGTCGACCGGTTTGCGGGACGCGATCAGATGCGTGTCGGTCGCCCCGTCGACGTAGCCTTCAAGCTGGCTCAGGAGGCTGGGGACGAGGTTGATCGTGCACTGAAACTCGGGGACTTCTTCGAGATGCAAAGCCATCCCGAGGTAGTCCTTGGTGGCGTGGAGTCGCACCCAGGGCATCGGGTTTTCGCCGGCGACATCGTCCGGGTAATACGGTTGATGCTGATGCCACATCAAGGCTAACGAGACGCGAGCCATTCCATAGCCCTTCCCGAAAGAACCTCGCGACGCCCATCCCGGTCGCAATCCGCCACTCGAATCAAGTTCGGAAGATCAGGCGGCCAACTTAAGACGAACTCGGCCCGTCAGGCGACGGCGGCGGCTTTGACGGAGCTCTGCGAAGCGTCGGGATGCAGCCGTTGCTGGATCTCGTCGTAGATCTCGACGTACTCCCGCGCGCTGTGCGACCACGACCAGTCCGACTCCATGCCCCGCCGGACGAGTTGCCGCCAAGTCGGCGGATCGGTCCAGGTGCTCAGGACACGGTTGAGGGTCGCCCAGAGCGACGAGGCGGTGGGCTCATTGAAGACGAATCCCGTGGCTCGTCCATCCGCGAAGGTCTCCGGATTCAGATCGACGACCGTGTCGACCAGCCCGCCCGTGGCGTGCACCACGGGGACCGTCCCATGCGCAAGGCTGTAAAGCTGGTTCAGCCCGCAGGGCTCGAAGAGGCTCGGCATCAGGAAGACGTCGGCCCCGGCCTCGATCTGGTGCGCCAGCTCGTCGGAAAAACCGAGATAGGCCCACACCTTGTCCGGATACCGGTTGGCCAGGCCTTCAAGGAGTTGATGGTACTTCGGATGTCCCGTTCCCAGGACGATCAACTGCACGTCATGTTCTAGAAAGCGATCGGCGGTCTCGGCCAGCAGATCCCACCCCTTCTGGGGGTCGAGCCGGCCGATCTGGGCGAAGAGGGGGACGTCGGGACGGACCGGCAACCCCGCGCGGTTCTGCAACCAAGCCTTATTAACAGCCTTGCCGTGCTCCACCGTTTCAAGGTCGTACGGCGCGGCGAGCATCGGTTCGTGACGCGGGGTCCACGCCTGGACGTCGATGCCGTTGACGATCCCTCGAAGATCGCCGCGGCGCTCGCGGAGCAGGCCGTCGAGCCCGGCACCCTGCCTCGGCGTCTGGATCTCGCGGGCGTAGGTCGGGCTGACCGTCGAGAGCTTGTCGGCGAAGACCAGGCCGGCCTTCATGAAGCTGAGATGGCCATGGAATTCCAGCGCCCGATGATGGAAAAGGCTCCAGTCGAGACCCGTGATCGGCATGTCCCAATGCCAGAACAGCCCCTGGTAGGCGAGGTTGTGGATCGTCAGCAGCGTGCCGGCCGACGCCAGCTCCGGATAGCGCCGGTAGAGCGTCTTGAGGTAGACGGGGATCAGGCCGGTCTGCCAGTCGTTGCAGTGGAAGACGTCGGGCCGAAGTCCCAACGCGAGCACGGCTTCAAGCACCGCGCGCTGGAAGAAGACGAACCGCTCGCAGTTGTCGCCGAAGTCCTTGCCGAGATGCTGGTACAGCCCCTCGCGATCGAAGTAGCTAGGCTGATCGATCAGGTAGACTGGAACGTTCGACCCCGGCAGCCGGCTCTCGTAGACATGCCCCTCGACCACCTGCGACCCGACCGGGATCTGAAGGGTCAGGCCGGTCCCGACAAGGTCCGGCTTGGCGTCCCAGACTCGCCGATAGCACGGGAGGAAGAGGGACGTCTGGTGCCCGAGCGCGGCGACCGCTCGGGGCAGGGCGCCCGCCACGTCGGCCAGCCCTCCGGTCTTGGCGAAGGGCACTCCCTCTGAAGCGAGGAACACGATATTCACGACGAGCCGCCCCCAAGAATTCTCGGACGTTCACGTCGACCTGCGCCGGCCGCTCCCGATCATGGTCCGGGAGGCTTCCCGAAACGATCAATGAGCCCGACCACCGCGGCGAGCGTGCGACGAAAGATCCAGCCGGAACTTACGGAAACCGCCCTGGGTATGGGACAACGCCGACGCGCAATCTTCCATACACTCTAGAGCGGCCTCCCAATCCCTACAAGAACACATCGACCGGACGCCGCGATCGGATTGAGGGACTTCGTCGAGACTACCGGTGCTGGGCGAACGCCGAAGCTTGGGGAACAAAGTCCAGCGAGCCCAGCCGGCGGACCGCTTCGGAATGGCCGCGATCGACCTGCTCACCGGTCCATTGCACCATGCGGGCGGGGAAATCCTGGCTCTTGCCCCAGTCACTGAGCGACTTCAGCAGCTCGCAGCCGAGCTTCTCGTCTCGTTCCTTCACCCAGGCGAACAGGGCCTTGCCGGTCTTCGGCGGCGTGCCGTTGACCACCTCCATCGCCGGCCTGGAGGGCGTGAGCGCCGGTTGCGGCTGCACGGCGTCGCTTGGCCGACGGGCGAGGGCTTCGCGGATCGAGGGAGGGACGCCGTCGCCGTAGAGATACCGGCCGACGCCGAACTTCACCGCCGCGCGCTTGAAGGCGTCGGAGAAGCCGCTTTTTTCAAAGTCGCTGGTGTCAAGCGTGGTGGTGAAGCCGCCGGCGTCGCACTTGGTCAGCGTGGTTCCGTCGGGCAGCCGCACGGTCAGCCGGCAGACGATCGCG contains:
- the glgA gene encoding glycogen synthase GlgA, giving the protein MNIVFLASEGVPFAKTGGLADVAGALPRAVAALGHQTSLFLPCYRRVWDAKPDLVGTGLTLQIPVGSQVVEGHVYESRLPGSNVPVYLIDQPSYFDREGLYQHLGKDFGDNCERFVFFQRAVLEAVLALGLRPDVFHCNDWQTGLIPVYLKTLYRRYPELASAGTLLTIHNLAYQGLFWHWDMPITGLDWSLFHHRALEFHGHLSFMKAGLVFADKLSTVSPTYAREIQTPRQGAGLDGLLRERRGDLRGIVNGIDVQAWTPRHEPMLAAPYDLETVEHGKAVNKAWLQNRAGLPVRPDVPLFAQIGRLDPQKGWDLLAETADRFLEHDVQLIVLGTGHPKYHQLLEGLANRYPDKVWAYLGFSDELAHQIEAGADVFLMPSLFEPCGLNQLYSLAHGTVPVVHATGGLVDTVVDLNPETFADGRATGFVFNEPTASSLWATLNRVLSTWTDPPTWRQLVRRGMESDWSWSHSAREYVEIYDEIQQRLHPDASQSSVKAAAVA
- a CDS encoding Rad52/Rad22 family DNA repair protein; translated protein: MSQHIEIFAALAAPFSTDEVRTRSQNGRDFQYITARMVMNRLDEVLGPVNWWDDYTPIENAIVCRLTVRLPDGTTLTKCDAGGFTTTLDTSDFEKSGFSDAFKRAAVKFGVGRYLYGDGVPPSIREALARRPSDAVQPQPALTPSRPAMEVVNGTPPKTGKALFAWVKERDEKLGCELLKSLSDWGKSQDFPARMVQWTGEQVDRGHSEAVRRLGSLDFVPQASAFAQHR
- a CDS encoding DUF58 domain-containing protein, which gives rise to MFWPFRRRGTPEPPPRPSVDAASIVRRARRLRFRIRPETVLQLAGAYHGARPGVGLTFAELRAYEPGDDVRHIDWNVTARLGKPFVRRFVEERSFVLWLIVDASASMRFGRESQTKADRAAQAAALLATAAIHNGDRVGLLIVSDRIELDLPPAGGVRHLSQVVRALVATPTTSRKTQLHAALTRIRRSSRRAMVVVLSDFESEEPIGLWRRASRRHDVIAVRIVHPLEERLPDVGLLMLEAAEQSGRMVVDSHSLRRRRSYARQADEREQAFVRWCIGAAIDGFRMSTETEPLQTLMELFARRAARRSKP
- the galT gene encoding galactose-1-phosphate uridylyltransferase; translation: MPELRKDPVVGRWVIIAHERAKRPHDFKSEAPPRQESQVCPFCEGNEHMTPPEILAYRDYGARPNGPGWRIRVVPNRFPALKIEGDLNKRGDGIYDMMAGVGAHEVIIESPRHHVSVSSLAEENLREVLWVYRDRLVDLKKDKRLVHGMLFKNVGEGGGASLEHTHSQLIVTPIVPISVWEEMTGALEFFNYRGRCIYCDMVQQELSAEKRIVLDSPHFTAFCPYASRFPFETWIVPKTHASHFENIPKPGVDDLGQVLHQVLGKLELALDSPSYNYIIHTAPFDHSELPHYHWHIEVIPRLTKVAGFEWGSGFYINPVPPEDAAAFLREVEVVPSYAHTALRERAPGSRLQPHASKVP
- a CDS encoding alpha-amylase/4-alpha-glucanotransferase domain-containing protein produces the protein MSNLRLILALHNHQPVGNFDGVFEAAYRDSYLPFIEVLERYPEIPFALHTSGPLLEWLVDQHPDYIERVRALVECGRVEILGGGFFEPIMTMIPHVDRVGQIREFSAYLEELFTAKVRGMWMPERVWEQHLVSAIAEAGIEYTILDDFHFERAGVSGDDLFGYYLTEDEGRLLKVFPGSETLRYTIPFQEPHATYEFLRGLAARRPGATVVCADDGEKFGSWPETYDHVYKRGWLTRFCDMIVGNRDWLETTTLGRTVDATLPLGKVYIPDGSYREMTEWVLPPGDHHEYEKAGKLVRSHDQSHQIKPFFRAGGFWRNFKARYPESDEMYARMLGLSKRLTALAARPDADPDYLDVARRELYRGQCNCPYWHGSFGGLYLPHLRNAIYRALISCHNALDEAEGKSGPRVALEVGDFNLDARQEVRLENDRLIAFARPAQGGQVYELDVREVAVNVLSTLDRRPEAYHQTILDTIRTRGAADPTGVAASIHDRVVLKQDNLDDLIVYDRHPRKAFVDHFYPLDVTLNDLIAARDVERGDFVAGAYLAKAHRETDRVALVMERPGWADGHSIRIRKTIELAASSPALEVRYVLEGLPAGACLHFAVEINLAGMAGHADDRYYSNLAGDKLGMLDSRIDQQHLAGLSLADEWLDLAVGLSWTKPGGVWCFPIETVSQSEGGFEGVYQSSAVVPHWHVTGDESGRWEVAIRLSVDSWKPVEAAAARFRASLAEV
- a CDS encoding glycoside hydrolase family 57 protein, translating into MARVSLALMWHQHQPYYPDDVAGENPMPWVRLHATKDYLGMALHLEEVPEFQCTINLVPSLLSQLEGYVDGATDTHLIASRKPVDGLEREDVVYLLDNFFMAFADSMIRPHPRYHELYMLRAAWSSSAEAAITRFRPRDLRDLQVWSNLAWIHPLLFEKDSELSEFKAKGRHYSEDDKQWFLDKQRDLLAQVIPLHRKLAERGQIELTTTPYYHPILPLLLDKKLAREAMPDVALPAYREGYPEDAEVHVRRAVESHTRRFGSPPAGMWPSEGSVCQSLIPLLARHGIKWIATDEEILGCSTGGMVGRDSRGYVRHPELLYRAWNVREGEHELGAVFRDHSMSDQVGFHYQRSPGPVAAADFLGKLHAIGDACRHNPATIVPVVLDGENCWEYFPDGGVSFLRSLYQGAARDSRVQPVKVSDFLKEHPPADTLQRLFAGSWISHNFAIWIGHPEDNRGWDALHDTRRFLVAEQQSERHDPALLARAWEEIYIAEGSDWFWWYGDDHSSAQDALFDHLFRKHLRNVYALLSCDPPGSLFTPISQSGSHRPVNDQPTSFLNVKVDGRATYFEWIDGAKYVCGNDRGTMTLVTRGLLNCVWFGFDADRFLVRIDTEGGPAAERLVEADRLRIGFVDPAEREIVVMQPSLPRPVAYLNHSGRQIANGTTVSVATDTILELAVPFDRLGRQPDDAIRFYVELLKGEASVDRAPREGVFELTVPCPDFERIMWQV